One genomic segment of Desulfocapsa sulfexigens DSM 10523 includes these proteins:
- a CDS encoding alpha-D-ribose 1-methylphosphonate 5-phosphate C-P-lyase PhnJ yields the protein MNKQTFAFMDEDAKKEIRRSLLKAVALPGYTVPFASREMPVARGWGTGGLQITLSIILEQDVLKVIDQGCDGSVNAVNMRGFITSVTGVESVTETSRSTIIQTRHRIPEQELTEDHILVFQVPYPEVLTTVEPDTAQQKRMHGDGDYSKLWVLLYEDTSQFGDSRISNRYPVQVDGHYVMDPSPIPKYDIPRMDNSPALQLFGAGREKRIYAIPPYTEVKPLKFDDREFKVESFGNICCERCGASGVFFDEVRIGSDKHFFCSDTEFCDGNRGEEHVS from the coding sequence ATGAATAAGCAGACCTTTGCCTTTATGGATGAGGACGCAAAAAAAGAAATCAGGCGATCACTGCTCAAGGCCGTTGCCCTGCCTGGATATACAGTTCCCTTTGCGTCTCGTGAAATGCCGGTGGCCAGAGGATGGGGGACAGGGGGGCTCCAGATAACCCTTTCAATTATTCTCGAACAGGATGTCCTCAAGGTGATTGATCAGGGCTGTGACGGTTCTGTGAATGCGGTGAACATGAGGGGTTTTATCACTTCGGTGACCGGGGTGGAGTCAGTAACCGAGACTTCACGGTCTACAATCATCCAGACCCGGCACCGGATACCAGAACAGGAACTGACAGAGGATCACATCCTGGTATTCCAGGTCCCATATCCCGAGGTACTTACCACCGTGGAGCCGGACACTGCACAACAGAAGAGGATGCATGGGGATGGAGATTATTCAAAACTGTGGGTTCTTCTCTACGAGGACACGTCACAGTTTGGCGACAGCCGGATCAGCAACCGCTATCCTGTACAGGTGGACGGTCACTATGTCATGGATCCCTCGCCCATTCCCAAATATGATATTCCACGAATGGATAACAGTCCGGCACTGCAACTGTTCGGGGCAGGCCGGGAAAAGAGAATCTATGCCATTCCGCCCTATACTGAGGTGAAACCACTGAAGTTTGATGATCGGGAGTTCAAGGTTGAAAGCTTCGGTAATATCTGCTGTGAGCGCTGTGGGGCATCGGGAGTCTTTTTTGATGAAGTCCGGATTGGGAGTGACAAGCACTTCTTCTGCAGCGACACTGAATTCTGTGACGGGAACAGGGGGGAAGAACATGTTTCTTGA
- a CDS encoding ATP-binding cassette domain-containing protein has translation MFLDVRSLSKIYGISCGRCLELTGAKHNRAICPVCKSVVAINGVDLTVEKNEILGIVGESGSGKSTLLQLIYQDLAATGGAVYFNGLMDDHGVPCNILKAPPSMVSRLRNKEMSMIYQNPRLGLNFLFSAGGNIAERIIGGGERRYEKIRSAALGYIDRIEMESSRIDDYPEQFSGGQQQRIQIAKALSSSPSLLLLDEPTTGLDVSVQARILDLIKELQQEMGFSMIIVSHDLGVINHLTDITIVMKHGSLVEYGLTDQVLEDPQHPYTQLLVSSIL, from the coding sequence ATGTTTCTTGATGTCCGTTCCTTAAGTAAAATTTACGGCATCTCCTGTGGGCGCTGCCTTGAACTTACCGGTGCAAAACATAATAGGGCCATCTGTCCTGTCTGCAAGTCAGTTGTGGCTATCAATGGTGTTGACCTCACGGTCGAAAAGAACGAAATCCTTGGTATCGTCGGTGAGTCTGGAAGTGGGAAATCCACTCTCCTGCAACTCATCTACCAGGATCTCGCTGCCACCGGCGGGGCAGTCTATTTTAACGGTCTGATGGATGACCATGGTGTCCCCTGTAACATCCTCAAGGCTCCTCCTTCGATGGTGTCTCGCCTGAGAAACAAAGAGATGTCCATGATTTACCAAAATCCCCGACTCGGTCTCAATTTCCTCTTTTCAGCAGGCGGCAATATTGCGGAAAGAATTATCGGCGGAGGCGAGCGGCGCTATGAAAAGATTCGCAGTGCTGCCCTTGGCTACATTGATCGTATTGAAATGGAAAGCAGTCGTATAGATGATTACCCGGAACAATTCTCAGGTGGTCAGCAGCAGAGGATTCAGATCGCCAAGGCTCTTTCTTCCTCCCCCAGTCTGCTTCTCCTTGATGAACCTACTACCGGGCTTGACGTTTCGGTACAGGCCAGAATTCTTGATTTGATCAAGGAATTGCAGCAGGAAATGGGGTTTTCCATGATCATCGTGTCCCATGATCTGGGGGTTATCAACCACCTTACAGATATCACGATAGTCATGAAGCATGGAAGCTTGGTTGAATATGGACTTACCGACCAGGTTCTTGAAGATCCCCAGCATCCATATACCCAGTTGCTGGTTTCCAGCATTTTATAA
- the phnL gene encoding phosphonate C-P lyase system protein PhnL has product MYSTAQFERRQEKDMTKLELRNISKTFTLHNRDAIKVSGFSEVTFSVKRGELLALIGPSGVGKSSILKAIYRTYLTDSGSISFHRRDGSVVDLASCSESRILDLRKREIGFVTQFLKVLPRVTAIQAVAAPLIELGEMEKTSLFQAARLLELLGIREELFHISPLTFSGGEQQRVNIARGVIAPKELLLLDEPTASLDDQSSSRVLDLLLDLKRNGIAMIGIFHDKAKIGKVADTTYEITRTALTMPKAMRQEAA; this is encoded by the coding sequence ATGTACTCCACAGCACAGTTTGAACGGAGACAGGAAAAAGACATGACAAAACTTGAGCTCCGGAATATCAGCAAGACTTTTACCCTCCATAACCGTGATGCCATCAAGGTTTCAGGGTTTTCTGAAGTCACTTTTTCGGTAAAGAGAGGTGAGTTGCTGGCTCTGATCGGCCCCAGCGGCGTTGGGAAATCCTCCATCCTCAAGGCCATATACCGTACGTACCTGACTGACTCAGGATCCATTTCTTTCCATCGGCGGGATGGCTCAGTGGTGGATCTGGCAAGCTGTTCTGAAAGCAGGATACTGGATCTTCGTAAACGGGAGATCGGCTTTGTCACCCAGTTTCTGAAAGTTTTGCCACGTGTTACCGCCATACAGGCGGTGGCCGCCCCCCTTATCGAACTGGGTGAAATGGAAAAGACGTCTCTGTTTCAGGCTGCACGTCTCCTTGAATTGCTCGGCATCCGTGAAGAACTTTTCCACATCTCGCCACTTACCTTTTCAGGTGGAGAGCAGCAGCGGGTCAACATCGCTCGGGGCGTCATTGCACCCAAAGAGCTTCTCCTCCTGGATGAACCGACAGCGTCGCTCGATGACCAGAGTTCCAGTCGGGTTCTTGATCTCCTGCTGGATTTGAAAAGAAACGGTATTGCAATGATCGGAATTTTTCACGATAAAGCCAAGATTGGAAAAGTGGCGGACACTACCTATGAGATCACCAGGACGGCTCTCACCATGCCTAAGGCAATGCGGCAGGAGGCAGCTTGA
- a CDS encoding alpha-D-ribose 1-methylphosphonate 5-triphosphate diphosphatase: protein MNSVLRSSRVLTDGYIQPADVVIRHGFIEKVAPFKSQKNAYDLGQRLIVPGFVDLHSDAVEKEIEPRPGAHFPIASALVELDKKLTMAGITTMFHAVGFNDAAITGYRATKIAAHVIEEINTANRHLLGVDNFVHARFEVTSFESVGVIKELIHNESVHLLSVMDHTPGQGQFKSIENWKKFHLPVYKLSDSDADEIIRHKIRGRSRAFAVVEELLRYGAEHDLVLLSHDDDSRHKIDLLKEFGVSISEFPLDVDIAVYAKKKGIATGMGAPNVVRGESQSGNVSARKLIVENACDFLCSDYHPSSMLQAPYTAHREIGLSLERCFDMVTSTPARLAGLNDRGEIRAGKIADLVVIEDANIPKVILTLKEGSPVYNGTACLCGE from the coding sequence ATGAACTCAGTTCTTCGTTCGAGCCGTGTTCTCACCGACGGATACATTCAACCAGCCGACGTCGTTATCAGGCATGGTTTCATTGAGAAGGTTGCTCCCTTCAAATCACAGAAAAATGCCTATGACCTTGGACAAAGGCTCATTGTCCCAGGGTTTGTGGATCTTCACTCAGATGCCGTTGAAAAAGAGATCGAACCACGGCCGGGTGCACACTTCCCCATCGCTTCAGCCCTTGTGGAATTGGATAAAAAACTTACAATGGCTGGTATAACCACCATGTTTCATGCCGTCGGTTTTAACGATGCGGCCATCACGGGATATAGGGCCACAAAGATTGCCGCTCATGTGATAGAGGAGATCAATACAGCCAATCGTCATCTGCTCGGAGTTGATAATTTTGTCCATGCCCGCTTTGAGGTGACTTCTTTTGAATCGGTAGGGGTGATCAAAGAACTGATACACAACGAATCCGTTCACCTCCTTTCTGTTATGGATCATACACCTGGACAGGGTCAGTTCAAATCCATTGAAAACTGGAAGAAATTTCACCTCCCGGTCTACAAGCTGAGCGACAGCGATGCCGATGAGATTATCCGCCATAAGATACGGGGCCGCTCCAGGGCTTTTGCCGTGGTTGAAGAGCTGCTGCGCTACGGGGCGGAGCATGATCTGGTGCTTCTCTCCCATGACGATGACAGTCGCCACAAGATTGATCTGCTCAAGGAATTTGGGGTCAGCATTTCCGAGTTTCCACTTGATGTTGATATTGCTGTCTATGCGAAGAAGAAAGGGATTGCGACGGGGATGGGGGCACCTAATGTGGTGCGCGGAGAGAGCCAGAGCGGCAATGTTTCAGCGAGAAAACTGATCGTGGAAAATGCCTGTGATTTTCTCTGCTCCGATTATCATCCAAGCTCCATGCTCCAGGCCCCCTACACAGCTCACAGGGAGATTGGCCTTTCCCTCGAACGCTGTTTTGACATGGTTACCAGCACGCCTGCCCGCCTTGCGGGATTGAACGACCGCGGAGAGATTCGGGCCGGAAAGATTGCCGACCTGGTCGTCATAGAAGATGCCAATATCCCTAAAGTCATTCTAACCCTGAAAGAGGGCAGTCCCGTCTACAACGGGACTGCCTGTCTCTGCGGAGAGTAA
- a CDS encoding DapH/DapD/GlmU-related protein, with amino-acid sequence MVYIKSHNPDPEITLGSFPLISEKARVRSAELGRYTELRDHVEFVESSLGDYSYVMERSSIVYSTIGKFVNIASDVRINPGNHPMHWVSQHHIMYRRKQYGVAGSDDESFFAERRLRKVVIGHDVWIGHGATIMPGVSIGNGAIIGAGSVVTHDVAPYTIVAGVPEKEIRSRFRSSTRDAIERTCWWDWDHETIRERIDDFRDVDRFLALYGSR; translated from the coding sequence ATGGTTTATATCAAGTCTCATAACCCCGATCCGGAAATCACCCTTGGCTCTTTCCCGCTTATTTCAGAGAAGGCAAGGGTACGGTCTGCGGAACTGGGGCGTTATACTGAACTGCGTGATCATGTCGAATTTGTTGAATCCAGCCTGGGAGACTACTCCTACGTTATGGAGCGAAGCTCCATTGTCTACAGCACGATTGGTAAGTTCGTCAATATTGCTTCGGACGTGCGCATTAACCCCGGCAATCACCCGATGCACTGGGTGAGTCAGCACCACATCATGTACAGAAGGAAACAGTATGGAGTTGCCGGCAGTGACGACGAATCTTTTTTTGCTGAACGGAGACTGCGAAAGGTGGTCATCGGCCATGATGTGTGGATTGGCCACGGCGCAACCATCATGCCCGGAGTGAGCATCGGTAATGGGGCTATTATCGGCGCGGGCTCCGTGGTGACCCACGATGTAGCTCCTTACACGATTGTCGCCGGTGTCCCTGAAAAAGAGATACGGAGCCGCTTTCGCAGCAGCACCAGGGATGCCATTGAAAGAACCTGCTGGTGGGATTGGGACCATGAGACCATCAGAGAGCGGATTGATGATTTTCGTGATGTGGACCGCTTTCTTGCTCTGTATGGCTCCAGGTAG
- a CDS encoding component of phosphonate metabolism, whose product MKILLVTGPSGAGKDSLLRLAGQYFRKDSRLCLVKRYITRQPDSNEQNYFVDHAAFTLLCKNNFFISHWNAHGNFYGIPRTGLPDKKENTLAIISISRQNVGDFERCFERVTTLGIKVDPDILRRRLRARGREDDKSIEKRLQRTASPIKARRMLHFDNSAELACSGKQFLDLLDSLAEE is encoded by the coding sequence ATGAAGATTCTTCTTGTTACCGGACCGAGTGGAGCAGGCAAGGACAGTCTGCTCCGTCTGGCCGGCCAGTATTTCAGGAAAGACAGTCGCCTCTGTCTGGTAAAGCGCTACATAACCAGGCAGCCTGACAGCAATGAACAGAATTATTTTGTGGACCATGCGGCATTTACCCTTCTCTGCAAGAACAATTTCTTTATCTCCCATTGGAATGCCCATGGAAACTTCTACGGTATACCACGAACGGGACTTCCAGATAAAAAAGAGAATACGCTCGCCATTATTTCCATTTCCAGGCAGAATGTAGGTGATTTCGAACGCTGCTTTGAGCGGGTAACCACTCTTGGGATAAAAGTAGACCCCGATATTCTCCGCAGGCGTTTACGGGCCAGAGGGCGTGAAGATGACAAAAGCATTGAAAAACGGCTGCAAAGAACGGCATCTCCGATAAAGGCCAGAAGGATGCTCCATTTTGACAACTCCGCGGAACTGGCATGCAGTGGAAAACAGTTCCTTGATCTGCTTGATTCTCTTGCTGAGGAGTGA
- a CDS encoding DUF1045 domain-containing protein, producing MRFAIYYAPSAQSRLFKIGHRWLSQNGLAGKGIGHNSLTGISAARLAEIIDSPRHYGLHGTLKAPFRLAKHRDEEELHSCLNSFTRQRKPFVTPPLCLRLLNDFFCLCPERRASEIDNLAAECVQVFDEFRAPLNQIELDRRGTGALTEDEKHNLFTWGYPYVMEQFRFHITLTGRIDDEHERELLQTCLGDFFAPVIGKALTVDGISLFVEPSPGEPFFCSRHYPFSL from the coding sequence ATGCGATTTGCAATCTACTATGCTCCTTCCGCTCAATCCCGGCTGTTTAAAATCGGACATCGCTGGCTGAGTCAAAATGGTCTGGCGGGAAAAGGGATCGGGCACAATTCACTTACCGGTATTTCTGCAGCCAGGCTTGCGGAAATCATTGACTCTCCAAGGCACTATGGGCTGCATGGAACATTAAAGGCTCCCTTCAGGCTTGCAAAGCATCGTGATGAGGAAGAGCTGCACTCCTGTTTGAACAGCTTTACCCGTCAGCGCAAGCCCTTTGTAACACCTCCCCTTTGCCTTCGTCTGCTCAATGACTTTTTCTGCCTTTGTCCGGAGAGGAGAGCGTCGGAGATAGATAATCTCGCAGCCGAGTGTGTTCAAGTTTTCGATGAATTCAGGGCTCCCCTCAACCAGATTGAACTGGATCGTCGCGGAACAGGTGCGCTTACTGAGGATGAAAAACACAATCTCTTCACCTGGGGGTATCCCTACGTGATGGAGCAGTTCCGTTTTCATATCACTCTCACTGGCAGGATAGATGATGAACACGAAAGGGAGCTGCTTCAGACCTGTCTTGGGGATTTTTTTGCACCGGTCATCGGTAAAGCTCTGACAGTGGACGGGATAAGTCTCTTTGTCGAGCCATCACCCGGTGAACCATTTTTCTGCAGCAGGCACTACCCGTTCAGTCTTTAA